The genome window GAGCGCAGTTGAGGAAATGATTCGAGTATCATCTAATGAAGTTAGAATTTATCCACTGGTGAAAAATAAAGGAAAAAAATCTATTTTTGTGGATAAATTAATTAAAAACTTACCTGAAGGTCTGAAAACTGAAATAGTAGAAGTAGATTACCAGTTTCGAAGGGGAGGAAATGAAATGCTAAGGATAGTTAAATGATAGGCGTAATTTTTAATTATTAATTAGATATTTAACCATACCTATTATCATTAATCATGCTTCTATAGTACTCCTTCTTTTTCAAAATACATAACCAGCATCTAAAATATATAATCAGCCACCAATCTCTTTTATAATAGCCTGATGCATGCGCTTTATGAATTCTATTCTTTCTTCATATTTTAAAACGTCTAAGTATCCCTGTGCAACAAGATTAAATGCAAAAGGAGATGGTATTTTAGTATTTATCTGCTTTATTTCCATCTGCCCACTTTCTATCCATTGCAAGACTCTTTCTGCATTTTTAACATCCATGTAATCTTCAATTACTTCCCGGCGAGCTTCTTTTAAAATGGAAAAATCATCGTCCAAATCCTGCACAAATTTAAGTAATATCTTTCCTTTGACTTGTTGCCGGCCCACGGACTTTTCTTGGCCTTTATATCTTCTTAAAATCATTAAAGACCTTCCAGCGCAGTGTCGGAATCTGCTGGCAAGAGTTTCTGTTTTATTGATGGCTTTAATAAGAATTTCCACTAAATTTTCTGAATTCAGATCTTTAAATCCTTCTAAACCACTAATTTTCCCTTCAGAACTTAGATAAAACCCATTATCTGAAACAGAAATCATCACGTCTCTTTTGTATTTTTTGGCAATTACATAAGCCACCGCTCGAGATAGGGCATCATTAACTCTTCTACCAAACAAACTGTGGAAAACCACGAATTTTCGCCCACCAAAACCAGTGTAAAATTCTACCAGAAGTCTTTTATTGCTGGGAATGCCTACATAAAGGTATTGTTCTCTGAAATAGTGATAAATAGAATTGGCAGCATTATAATCAACATAGAGATAATCGTGTATAAATTCCATAATCTCCTCTTTGCTTCGTCCATAATAGAATTTACCTTCCATTATTGCTCTAAAACGTTGAATATCTAGAGCAAGATCAAAGGACAATGGCAACTGTTCTGAAAACCATGAAGGAATAGTGGGCGGTCCTGATGATGGACTAACATTAATACTCATTCCTCTAGCGTAGTTAAAACGGTAAATATTTCCTCCCAAAACAAAAGTATCGCCCTTTTGAAGCTTTTCCATGAAGTCTTCTTCTACCCGACCTACAACCTGACCGGCACATTTCACCACGGCGGCAGTGCGATCGGGTATGGTTCCAATGTTGGTGGAATAAAGCATTCTAGCCAGCTTTCCTCTTTTACCAAACTGATTTTGATCGTAATCCACCCAAATTTTAGCATAAACATATCTTTCTTCTAAACTGGTATATTCCCCAGCCATGTAACTTAAAACACTGAAATAATCCTTTTCTGAAAGATTTTTATAACAGTAACTCTTTTTGATGACTTCGTAGGCATAATCGATATCCCACTTGTTTTCAATGGCCATTCCATAGATGTGCTGGGACAAAACGTCTAGGCAATTGGTGGGTATATTTATAGAGTCTATTTTTCCTTCCACCGCATTTTTAAGAATTAAAGAGCACTCCACCAGATCGTCACGGTCCACCACCACTATTCTACCTTTAGATTTATCGTGTAATCGGTGACCACTTCTTCCAATTCTTTGAAGAGCCCGGGAAACAGATTTAGGAGAACTTACCAATATTACCAGGTCAATGTAACCTATATCAATTCCCAGTTCCAGTGATGTGGAAGATACCACCACTTTGAGCTTCCCATCTTTCAGATTGTTTTCAGCTTCTAATCGAATCTCTTTAGAAAGCGAGGAATGGTGGGCCATTATGTTTTTACCATG of Methanobacteriales archaeon HGW-Methanobacteriales-1 contains these proteins:
- a CDS encoding ATP-dependent helicase (Hel112; monomeric form of the enzyme from Sulfolobus shows 3'-5' ATP-dependent helicase activity), producing MISKQDKIYSEKEIYKNLHPWVSEWFKGKFDSFTPAQKYAIMDIHQKKNVLISSPTGSGKTLTAFLSIISELTTLADKNQLEDKVYCIYISPLKALDNDIEKNLEEPLNEIEELAQKHGKNLGIRKAVRTGDTTPYQRSKMLKIPPHILITTPETLSILLVAPKFREKLSHVKYVIIDEIHSLAENKRGVHLSLSLERLQHLIGNYTRIGLSATVYPLEKVASFLVGYEYGVVRDCLVVDINYLKQLDMEVICPVDDIIAADPEEMNSAMYDLLDNLISQHKTTLIFTNTRSGTESVVFNLKKRFSESYHGKNIMAHHSSLSKEIRLEAENNLKDGKLKVVVSSTSLELGIDIGYIDLVILVSSPKSVSRALQRIGRSGHRLHDKSKGRIVVVDRDDLVECSLILKNAVEGKIDSINIPTNCLDVLSQHIYGMAIENKWDIDYAYEVIKKSYCYKNLSEKDYFSVLSYMAGEYTSLEERYVYAKIWVDYDQNQFGKRGKLARMLYSTNIGTIPDRTAAVVKCAGQVVGRVEEDFMEKLQKGDTFVLGGNIYRFNYARGMSINVSPSSGPPTIPSWFSEQLPLSFDLALDIQRFRAIMEGKFYYGRSKEEIMEFIHDYLYVDYNAANSIYHYFREQYLYVGIPSNKRLLVEFYTGFGGRKFVVFHSLFGRRVNDALSRAVAYVIAKKYKRDVMISVSDNGFYLSSEGKISGLEGFKDLNSENLVEILIKAINKTETLASRFRHCAGRSLMILRRYKGQEKSVGRQQVKGKILLKFVQDLDDDFSILKEARREVIEDYMDVKNAERVLQWIESGQMEIKQINTKIPSPFAFNLVAQGYLDVLKYEERIEFIKRMHQAIIKEIGG